Within Azoarcus sp. DD4, the genomic segment GCCGGCCATACGCCTTTCGATCGGCGAACCGCAGCATCCGACGCCGGCTTTCATCAAGGATGCGCTGGTCGCCAATCTGGACGGCCTGTCCGTCTATCCCAACACGCCGGGCAGCGACGCCCTGCGCGGAGCCATCGCCGGCTGGCTGCAGCGACGCTACGGCCTGCCCGCCATCGATGTCGCGCATCAGGTGATTCCGGTCAACGGCACACGCGAAGCGCTGTTCGCCTTCGCCCAGTGCGTGGTCGATCGCAGCCGCAAGAGCGCCAAGGTGCTGTGCCCCAATCCCTTCTACCAGATCTACGAGGGTGCGGCGCTGCTGGCTGGCGCCGATCCGGCATTCCTGAACAACCTTCCCGAAAACCGCTTCGGCTCCGACTTCGATTCGGTGCCCGAATCGGTCTGGCGCGACACCCAGCTGGTGTACGTGTGCTCGCCCGGCAATCCCACCGGCCGCGTGCTGGGTTTCGACGAATGGAAGCGGCTGTTCGAACTGTCCGACCGCTACGGCTTCGTGATCGCCGCCGACGAGTGCTACTCCGAGATCTACTTCGACGATGCCGAAAGGCCTATCGGCGGCCTGGAAGCGGCCCATAAGCTGGGGCGCAGCGACTTCCGCAACATCGTGATGTTCTCCAGCCTGTCCAAGCGCTCCAACGTACCCGGACTGCGATCCGGCTTCGTTGCCGGCGACGCGGCGATCCTGAAAAAATTCCTGCTCTATCGCACCTACCAGGGTTGCCAGATGAATCCGGCTGTGCAGGCAGCGTCGGTGGTGGCGTGGAACGACGAGGAGCACGTCGCCGAGAACCGCCGCTTGTACCGCGAGAAATTCGCCCTGGTCACACCCATGCTGGCCCCGTGGCTGGCGGTGACGCTGCCGGATGCCGGCTTCTACCTGTGGGCGCGGATACCGGAATCGATCTGCGCAGGCTCCGACACCGAGTTCGCCCGCGCCCTGCTCGCCGAATATAATGTGACGGTCCTTCCCGGCAGCTTCCTTGCCCGCGAAGCGGACGGCATCAACCCCGGCGCGGGCTTCGTGCGCATCGCACTGGTGGCCGACACTGCCGAGTGCGTCGAAGCCGCCGAGCGCATCATCGCTTTCTGCCAACGCCACCAACAACGCTGAGAGATTCCCCCATGCAAGACCTGCAAAAGATCATCGACGACGCTTTCGAAAACCGCGCCAGCCTGTCGCCTTCCGCCGCCCCCGCCATCGTGCGCGACGCCGTGGCCGAAGTCATCGCCGGGCTGGATTCCGGCAGCCTGCGCGTCGCCGAGAAGAAGGACGGCCAATGGGTGGTCAACCAGTGGATCAAGAAGGCGGTCCTGATCTCCTTCCGCCTGCGCGACAACGAGGTGATGCCGGGCGGCTCGCTCAATTTCTTCGACAAGGTTCCGACCAAGTTCGGCGACTACACCCCGGAGCAGTTCCAGCAAGGCGGCTTCCGCGTCGTGCCGCCGGCGGTGGCGCGCAAGGGCAGCTACATCGCGAAGAACGTGGTGCTGATGCCGTCGTACGTGAATATCGGCGCCTATGTCGATGAAGGCACCATGGTCGATACCTGGGCCACCGTCGGCTCCTGCGCCCAGATCGGCAAGAACGTGCACCTGTCGGGCGGCGTTGGCATCGGCGGCGTGCTCGAGCCGGTGCAGGCCGGCCCCGTCATCATCGAGGACAATGTCTTCGTCGGTGCGCGCTCTGAAGTGGTCGAGGGTGTGATCATCGAGGAAAACGCGGTGCTGTCGATGGGTGTGTACATCGGCCAGAGCACCAAGATCTACGACCGCGAGACCGGCTCCGTCACCTACGGCCGCGTGCCTGCCGGCGCCGTCGTGGTGCCGGGCAGCCTGCCGTCGGCCGATGGCAAGTACAGCCTGTACTGCGCTGTGATCGTGAAGAAGGTCGACGCCCAGACCCGCGCCAAGACCGCCATCAACGAACTGCTGCGCGGCGCCTGATTCGCGCAATCGCGGGGGCCCTACACCCCCGCGCTGCTTCCCCTTGGCTACCCGCCGCTGCGCCGTTCCCACCCTGACCGGAGTCCGATACCGATGATTTTCGACAAGCTGTTCCAGCTCATGGCCGAAAAACAGGCCTCGGACATGTTCATTTCCGCCGGCGCCGCGATCCACATCAAGATCCAGGGGCATTCGATGCCGATCAACCAGCAGGTCATGGATCCCTCCATGATCCAGCGGATGATCTACGAGATGCTGACCCCGGAGCAGATCGAAAGGGTTGAAAAGGAAAGGGAGCTCAACCTGTCCTTCGGGCGGCGCGAGCTGGGCAACTTCCGGGTCAATGTATTCTGGCAGCGTAATTCGCTGGCCATCGTGGTGCGCTTCATCCAGAGCGACATCCCCACCATCGATACCCTGGGCCTGCCCGGCGTGCTGTCCGAAGTGGTGATGGAAAAGCGCGGCCTCGTGCTGGTGGTCGGCGCCACCGGTTCGGGAAAGTCGACCACGCTGGCGTCGATGATCGACCACCGCATCCGCAACAAGTCGGGCCACGTGCTGACGGTCGAGGATCCGATCGAGTACCTCTTCCAGCATCGTAAATCGGTGGTCAACCAGCGCGAGGTCGGCATCGACACGCTCAGCTGGCATGAAGCGCTGCGCAACGCGATGCGGCAGGCGCCCGACTGCATCCTGATCGGCGAGATCCGCGACCGTGAAACCATGCAGGCGGCGCTGTCGTATTCGCAGACCGGCCACCTTTGCCTGGCCACCCTGCATGCCAACAACGCCTATCACGCGCTCAACCGCATCATCAACTTCTTCCCGCTCGAGAACCGCTCGCTGCTGTATCTCGATCTCGCCGTCGCCCTGCGTTGCATCATCTCGCAGCGCCTGGTGCGCAAACCCAACGGCAAGCGCATTCCGACGGTGGAAATCCTGATGAATACCCGCCACGTGGCGGAGTTGGTCGAACGCGGCGAACTGAACGAGATCAAGGAAGCAATGGAGCAGAGCCTCGCGCCGGGCTCCCAGACCTTCGAACAGGATCTGTTCCGGCTATACCACGAAAAGGCGATCACGCTCGACGAAGCGCTCGCCAATTCGGACTCGCCGACCAACCTGTCGTGGCTGATCAACAACGCCCAGTTCGGCGACGCGCCCACGCAGCCGATGGCTCAAAGCAGCCAGCCCGTCATCGATTTCGAGCGCACGCAACCGGACGGCGCCTCTTTCCGCGAATTCTCGCTACACGTCGACGAACCCACTGAATAGGCCCGGATGCGTTTGCGCTCCGGCGCCTGGCCATCTCAAGAAGACCATGTCCCTCCCCGACAACCCGACGCTCGCGCTCGCCTGCGAGCTGATTGCCCGTTCCTCCGTCACACCTGAAGACGCCGGTTGCCTCGACCTGATCGCCGCCCGCCTCGCGCCCCTCGGTTTCTCCTGCGAGCGCATCGACGTCGGCGGCGTCTCCAATTTGTGGGCACGCCGGGGCACGGCCCGGCCCTTGATCTGCTTCGCCGGCCACACCGACGTGGTGCCGACGGGGCCGCTCGACGCTTGGCAGACACCGCCGTTCGAACCGGTGATCCGCGATGGCGTGCTCTACGGCCGTGGCGCTGCCGACATGAAATCGTCACTGGCAGCTTTCGTCACCTCCATCGAGCGCTTCGTCGCCGAACATCCGAACCATGACGGCAGCATCGCCCTGCTGCTGACCTCCGATGAGGAAGGCGTCGCCACCTGCGGCACCGTCAAGGTGGTGGACGCGCTGGCTGCACGCGGCGAAAAGCTGGACTACTGCGTCGTCGGCGAACCGACCTCGGTGAAGACGCTGGGCGACATGATCAAGAACGGCCGCCGTGGCTCGCTGTCCGGCACCCTACGTGTCAAGGGCCTGCAGGGACACGTCGCCTACCCTCAGCTGGCGCGCAATCCGATCCACGAAGTGGCGCCGGCGCTGGCCGAGCTCACCGCCATCCGCTGGGATGAAGGCAACGAGTTCTTCCCGCCGACGACGTGGCAGGTGTCGAACATCCATGCGGGCACCGGCGCCAACAACGTGATTCCCGGTGTCTGCGAGCTGCTGTTCAATTTCCGCTTCGGCTCGGTGAGCAGCGCGGAGAGCCTGAAGGCGCGCACCCACGAGCTCCTCGACCGCCACCAGCTCGACTACGAGCTCGACTGGCATCTCTCCGGCAAGCCCTTCATCACCGGCCGCGGCAAGCTCGTTGCCGCATTGTCCGGCGCTATCCGCGACACCCTGGGGGTCGAAACCGAATTGTCGACCACGGGCGGCACTTCCGATGGTCGTTTCATCGCCGAGATCTGTGCTGAAGTGGTCGAATTCGGCCCGGTCAACGCGTCTATCCACAAGGTGAACGAGCACATCGCCGTCGACGCGGTAGCGCCGCTGTCCGAAGTCTACGAGCGCACCTTGCGCACCCTGCTGCTTCCTGCCTGAGGCTACCTCAATGACCGATCACGATCACGACCACGACCACCACGAGGACGAGATGCATGAGCACGAGCACGGCCCCCTCGCCGAACTCGTCACCGTGCGCGACTGGCTGCGTTACGCAGTCACCCGCTTCAATCGCGAAGGCATCTTCTGCGGTCACGGGGTGCTCGACACCTATGACGAAGCGGTCTGGCTGATCCTGTCGACCCTCGCCCTCCCGCTGGACCGGCTGGAGCCCTTCCTCGACGCCTGCATCCCGTCGGACGAACGGCAGCAGATCTTCGACAACATCGAGCGCCGCACCGTCGAACGCATTCCCACCGCCTACCTCACCCAGGAGGCCTGGCTGGGCGATTTCCGCTTCCATGTCGATGAGCGGGTGATCGTTCCTCGCTCCTTTTTCGCCGAGTTGCTGGAGAACGGCCTGGCACCCTGGGTGGACGACGCCGAGAACGTGAATACGGCGCTTGATCTGTGCACCGGCTCCGGCTGTCTCGCCATCCTCATGGCGCATGCCTTTCCGAATGCCCGGATCGTGGGCGCGGACCTGTCCGACGACGCCCTCGACGTCGCCGCGCAGAACGTTGCCGACTACGGATTGGATCAGCGTGTCGAGCTGGTGAAAAGCGATGTTTTCAGCGGCCTGACAGGAAGGCGCTTCGACCTCATCCTGAGCAATCCGCCCTACGTTACCGCGGAAGCGATGGACGCCCTGCCGCCGGAATATCTCCATGAACCTCGCATGGCGCTTGCGGCCGGCGATGACGGCCTGGACGTGGTACGCAGGCTGATCGGCAAGGCGCGCGAACATCTCACGGCCGGTGGCTTTCTTGCCGTGGAAGTGGGGCATAATCGGCACATCGTCGAAGCCGCCTTCCCGGAACTGCCATTCACCTGGCTGTCTGCGCGCGGCGACGACGACATGATATTTCTGCTGCAACGCGACGAGCTGCCCGGTCGGGCCGACTGACACGGGTGTCCGGCGCGTCCGGCGACGGCAAATAAACTGCCGCGCCGGACACCTGTCGCCCGAGGGAGAGAAGAGGCATGCCGAACGAACGTCCCATCCTGCTCGTCGAGGACAATCCAGACGACGAAGCCCTGACCTTGCGGGCCTTCAGCAAGAACAAGATCACCAACCCCATCGTCGTGGCGCGCGACGGCGTCGAGGCGATCGATTACCTGTTCTGTACCGGCCCCCAGGAAAAGCGCGACCCATCGGTCATGCCGGCAGTGATCCTGCTGGACCTCAAGCTCCCGCGCATCGACGGGCTGGAGGTCTTGCGGCGCATTCGTGCCGATGAACATACCGCCCTGTTGCCGGTGGTCGTCCTGACCACCTCCCGTGAACTCCAGGACATACAGCAAGCCTACCGGCTTGGCGCGAACAGTTACATCCGCAAGCCGGTCGACTTCGAGCGCTTCCTGCACACGGTCGGCCAACTCGGGCTTTACTGGCTTTCGCTCAACGAAACCGTCGATTCCGCTGCGAACGGCGCCTACTGACGCCGTCCGCCGGGCAGCTCAGGACTGCTCGTCTATCCAGGCCTGCTGGATGGCTTCGAGTACGCGCTCGCCACAGTGATTGGGATCGTCGTCGAATTCGGGCAGCGCCATCACCCAGTTCGCCAGATCGACGAAATTGATCTTGAGCGGATCGACGTCGGGGTGGGTGTCGCTCAACTGGATCGCGATTTCCTGCACTTCGGTCCATTTCATCAGTGCTTGCCCTCCCTCGCCATATTGATGGTGTAGCGCGGAATCTCGACCACCAGCGGCGTCTCGGCGACGATGGCCTGACAGGACAGGCGGGACTGCGGCTCCAGGCCCCAGGCCTTGTCCAGCAGGTCCTCTTCCTCTTCCTCGGCCTCGTTCAGCGAGTCGAAACCCTCCCGCACGATCACGTGGCAGGTGGTGCAGGCGCAGGAGCGCTCACAGGCGTGCTCGATCTCGATGTCGTTGGCCAGCAGCGTGTCGCAGATCGTCGCACCCGGGGCGGCCTCGATGACGGCGCCGTCGGGGCAAAGCTCGACGTGCGGAAGAACAATGATCTGGGTCATACCTCGAACTCATCCACCTTGTGGCCGGCCAGCGCCGAACGGATGCTGTTGTCCATGCGGCGGGCGGCAAATTCGTCGGTTGCGCGGGTCAGGGCATCGATACCGGCCTTGATGGCGCGATGGTCGGTTCCCGCCCGCAGGTCGCGCAGTGCAGCGATGGCCGCGTCGATTGCCGCGCGTTCGGCGGCGTTGAGCAAACCACCGTCGGCGGCCAGCGCCTGCTCGGTGGCTTCGATCACGCGGTCGGCTTCGACCTGCTGTTCGCGCAACGCACGTGCAGCCATGTCGTCGCCGGCTCGCTCGATGCCGTCGCGCAGCATCCCGGTGATCTCCTCGTCGCTGAGGCCGTAGGATGGCTTCACCAGCACGCTGGCCTCGACACCGGAAGACATTTCGCGCGCCGACACCGACAGCAGACCGTCGGCATCGACCTGGAAGGCGACGCGAATCCGCGCGGCGCCTGCCACCATCGGCGGAATACCGCGCAATTCGAAGCGCGCGAGCGAACGGCAGTCGGCGACCAGCTCGCGCTCACCCTGCACCACGTGGAAGGCCATCGCGGTCTGGCCATCCTTGTACGTGGTGAATTCCTGCGCGCGGGCGATCGGCAGCGTCGAGTTCCGCGGAACGACCTTTTCGACCAGTCCGCCCATGGTCTCGAGTCCGAGCGAGAGCGGAATGACATCGAGGAGCAGCCAGTCATCCTCGTCCTTGCGGTTGCCCGCGAGCACGTTGGCTTGCATCGCCGCACCGAGCGCGACCACCTTGTCCGGGTCGAGATTGGTGAGCGGTTCCTGACCGAAATACTCGGCCACCGCACGCTGGATGTGCGGCATGCGGGTCGCGCCGCCGACCATGACCACGCCCTTGATGTCCTCGGGGGTGAGGCCCGCGTCGCGCAGTGCCTTGCGTACCGGGCCGAGCGTTTTCCTTACCAGGTGCTCGGTCATCTGCGCGAACTCATCCCGGTTCACGACCAGATTGACTTCCTCGCCAGAAGCCAGGCGGCACTGGATAGGCGCCGCCTCGCAGGCGGTCAGCAATTCCTTGGCTTCCCGCGCCTTCATCTGCAGGCGACGGGCATCTTCGGACGATGGCGGTTCGATGGCGGCCTTGTCCAGCGCCCAGCAGAACAGGCGGTGGTCGAAGTCGTCGCCGCCGAGCGCCGCGTCGCCATTGGTCGACAGCACCTCGAACACGCCACGCGAGAGCTTGAGAATGGAAAGGTCGAAGGTGCCACCGCCGAGGTCGTAAACCGCATAGACGCCTTCGGCTGCGTTGTCCAGGCCGTAGGCCACCGCAGCTGCGGTGGGCTCGTTCAGTAGGCGCAGCACTTCGAGGCCGGCAAGGCGCGCAGCATCCTTGGTTGCCTGGCGCTGGGCGTCGTCGAAGTAGGCCGGAACCGTGATTACCGCGCCGGTGAGCGGGCCGCCGAGGCTTGCCTCGGCACGCTGTCGCAGCACCCGGAGGATCTCGGAGGACACCTCGACCGGGCTCTTCACGCCCTGCACGGTACGCAGCCGCACCATACCGGGTTCGTCTTCGAAGTCGTAAGGCATGGACTCGACGTATGCGACGTCCTTGAGCCCCCGCCCCATGAAACGTTTGACCGAGACGATGGTGTTGCGCGGGTCGGTCGCCTGCGCGGGAACCGCCGCCTGACCGACTTCGATGTGTCCGTCGGCACAGTAGCGTACGACCGACGGCAGCATCGCGCGGCCGGTTTCGTCGGCGAGGCATACGGCAATGCCGTTACGCACCGTCGCGACGAGCGAATTGGTAGTACCGAGGTCGATACCGACCGCAAGCCGGTGCTTGTGCGGTTCGGCGGACATGCCCGGTTCGGAGATCTGGAGCAGAGCCATGCTTTGAGCGCCTGTCAGTCTTCGAGCGCCTCTAGGGCGTCGTCGATCTCGTGTTGGAGTTTTTCGATGAACATCAGCCGGCGCACCGTATCCGCCGCCGCAACGTAGTCGCCGTCATCGTCGAGGGCCCGCTCCAGCCCGCCGAGCACCTCGCGCGCATGCTGGCGCAGGCGCTGGTGCAATTGTTCGAGATCCTCGATCTCGGCGGCGTCACGCGCCTCTTCCACCGCCTCGCGCCACTCCATCTGTTCCATCAGGAACTCGGGCGACATCGCGGTATTAGTTTCGATTCCGGCATCCACGCCAGCGAGTTCAAGCAGGTATTGCGCACGCGTCAAAGGCTTTCGCAGCACGCGGAAGCCTTCGTTCACACGCGTTGCCCACTGCATCGAACGCCGCTTCTCGGCATCCGGCAGATGTGCATGGCGGTCAGGGTGCACCTGCGATTGCAGTTCGTGCCAGGCCGCTTCGAGCGCGGCCTCGTCCAGCCGGTAACGTCGGGGCAGCCCGAACAGGCCAAAGAAATCCTGCTGGAGGTCGATGCTCATGTACGCGCCGCGGTCAGACGTTGAAGCTTTCGCCGCAGCCGCAGGCGTCCTTGACGTTCGGGTTGTTGAACTTGAAACCCTCGTTCAGGCCTTCGCGCACGAAATCGAGTTCGGTTCCGTCGATATAAGGCAGGCTCTTCGGATCGACGATAACCTGCACGCCGTGGCTCTCGAAGACGAGGTCCTCGTCGTGCTTCTCATCGACGAACTCGAGCTTGTAGGCCATGCCCGAACAGCCAGAGGTGCGCACGCCAAGGCGGATACCCAGACCCTTGCCGCGCTTGCTGATGAAGTTGGCGACGTGCTTGGCAGCACTTTCGGAGAGGCTCACTCCCATCTCGGTTCTCCCGTAATCAGGCTTCGTGCTTCTTCTTGTAATCGGCGACTGCAGCCTTGATCGCATCCTCGGCGAGGATGGAACAATGGATCTTCACCGGCGGCAGCGCCAGTTCTTCGGCGATCTGCGTGTTCTTGATCTCCAGCGCCTGGTCCAGCGTCTTGCCCTTCACCCACTCGGTGACGAGCGAGGACGAGGCGATCGCGGAACCGCAACCGTAGGTCTTGAACTTGGCATCCTCGATGACGCCATCCTTGCCAACCTTGATCTGCAGCTTCATCACGTCGCCACAGGCCGGGGCGCCGACCATGCCGGTTGCCACGCCTTCGTCGTCCTTGGCGAACGAACCGACGTTGCGCGGGTTTTCGTAGTGATCCAGAAGCTTGTCGCTATATGCCATTTTCTCTCTCCTGCTGGATGTGCCCGGCCGCTCAGTGAGCAGCCCACTGCACGGTATTCAGATCCACGCCTTCCTGCACCATTTCCCACAGCGGCGAAAGCTCGCGTAGCTTGCCGATTTTCTTGTGCAGCAGGTCGATGGTGTAGTCGATCTCTTCTTCGGTGGTGAAACGGCCGATCGTGAACCGGATCGAGCTATGTGCCAGTTCGTCGTTGCGGCCAAGTGCGCGCAGCACATACGAAGGCTCCAGACTGGCCGAGGTACAGGCCGAACCGCTCGACACCGCGATGTCCTTGATCGCCATGATCAGCGACTCGCCCTCGACATAGGCGAAGGAAATATTGAGGTTGTGCGGCACGCGATGTTCGAGGTCGCCATTGACGTAGGTGGCCTCGATGTCGGTCAGCCCGGCGAGCAGCTTGTCGCGCAGGCGGCGGATACGGGCGTTTTCCTCGACCATCTCTTCGCGGGCGATGCGGAAGGCTTCGCCCATGCCGACGATCTGGTGGGTGGCGAGCGTGCCGGAGCGCAGACCGCGCTCGTGGCCGCCGCCGTGCATCTGCGCTTCGAGACGCACGCGCGGCTTGCGACGCACGTAGAGCGCGCCGATGCCCTTGGGACCGTAGGTCTTGTGCGCAGAGAAGCTCATCAGGTCGACCTTGAGCCTGGCGAGGTCGATGTCGACCTTGCCGGTAGCCTGTGCCGCATCGACGTGGAACACGATGCCCTTGTCGCGGCAGATCTCGCCGATCTCGGCAATCGGCTGAACCACGCCAATCTCGTTGTTTACGAACATGATGGAAACCAGGATCGTGTCCGGACGGAGCGCGGCCTTGAACACCTCCAGATCGACCAGGCCATCTTCCCGAACATCGAGGTAGGTGGCCTCGAAGCCTTCGCGCTCGAGTTCGCGCACAGTGTCCAGCACCGCCTTGTGCTCGGTCTTGAGCGTGATGATGTGTTTGCCCTTGCCCTGGTAGAAGTGCGCAGCGCCCTTGATCGCCAGGTTGTTGGATTCGGTCGCGCCGGAAGTCCAGATGATCTCCTTCGCGTCGGCATTGACCAGCTTCGCAACCTCTTCGCGCGCTTCCTCGACCGCCTGCTCCGCCGCCCAGCCGAAAGCATGCGAACGGCTGGCCGGGTTGCCGAATTGCTCGGTAAGCCAGGGAATCATCTTCGCCGCCACCCGCGGGTCGACCGGCGTGGTGGCCGAATAGTCGAGGTAGATCGGGAACTTCAACATTGCGTCACTCCGTAAGCAGATCGTTTCGTACAGTCAGACCGTCATTGCGGTCAATTGTCTCAATTCGTTGGCGATGCGGCCCAGCGTGGCGATGAAGCCGGCAACGTCCTCGTCGGTTGTGTCGCGTCCCAGGCTGACCCGGACCGCGCCGCGCGCGATGTCCGCCTCCACGCCCATCGCCAATAGCGTGTGGGACGGTTCCGGGTTCGCGCTCGAGCATGCCGAGCCGCTGGCAACCGCAAATCCCGCACGGTCGAGCTTGCCGACCAGGGTTTCACCATCGAGCCCCTCCAGCGCGAAAAACACGGTATTCGGCAATCGCGTCGCGCCTGCCGAAAATATCCGGGCGCCCAAAGCGGCCACGCCAGCCTCGACGCGTTCACGCAAGCGCAGAAGACGCTGCGCTTCGTCGGCCTGTCGGGCGTGGGCGCGTTCGCAGGCCACGCCAAAGCCGACGATGGCAGCCACGTTCTCGGTGCCGGAGCGCAGGCCGCGCTCCTGCCCGCCGCCGGCGATCAGCGGTGCGAGTTCGACACGCTTGTCCAGCACCAAAGCGCCAGCTCCCAGCGGCCCGCCAACCTTGTGTGCCGACACGGTCAGCGCATGCACACCCAGCCGGCGAAAATCCAGCGACAACTTGCCCAGGGCCTGCACCGCGTCCGTATGAAACCAGGCGCCTGCCGGCCTCGCGGCTGCCGCCAGCGTGGCGACGTCCTGGACGACACCGGTCTCGTTGTTGGCCAGCATCACAGAGATCAACGCCGGTCGCGCTTCCAGGGTCGCCTGCCAACTGGCCGGATCGATCACGCCATCGCCGTTCACCGCGATTTCGCGCATCGCCCATCCGCTGCGGCGCAACTGGCGCGCCGGTTCGCGCACGCAGGGATGCTCAATGGCGCTGACTGCGATCAGGCCCGTCTTCATGACGGCCGCAGCGCCCTTGATGAACAGGTTGTTGGCTTCGGATCCGCCACTGGTGAATACCACCTCGGTCGGATGCGCGCCGAGGGCGGCGGCCACCCTGGCGCGGGCCTCGTCGATCGCCGCCCTCGCCTGCCGGCCGTACTCGTGTCGGCTCGACGCATTGCCGAAGCCTGCACCCAACCAGGGGAGCATGGCTTCTCGCACCGCCGGATCAAGCGGCGTGGTCGCGTTCCAGTCGAGATAGGCCGGCTTGAACATCCTTCTCCGCCCTCAGGCCGCAGCGGTTTCGCGCAGCGCGATGGCAGCCCGGCGGCGCA encodes:
- the iscU gene encoding Fe-S cluster assembly scaffold IscU; translated protein: MAYSDKLLDHYENPRNVGSFAKDDEGVATGMVGAPACGDVMKLQIKVGKDGVIEDAKFKTYGCGSAIASSSLVTEWVKGKTLDQALEIKNTQIAEELALPPVKIHCSILAEDAIKAAVADYKKKHEA
- a CDS encoding IscS subfamily cysteine desulfurase, with amino-acid sequence MKFPIYLDYSATTPVDPRVAAKMIPWLTEQFGNPASRSHAFGWAAEQAVEEAREEVAKLVNADAKEIIWTSGATESNNLAIKGAAHFYQGKGKHIITLKTEHKAVLDTVRELEREGFEATYLDVREDGLVDLEVFKAALRPDTILVSIMFVNNEIGVVQPIAEIGEICRDKGIVFHVDAAQATGKVDIDLARLKVDLMSFSAHKTYGPKGIGALYVRRKPRVRLEAQMHGGGHERGLRSGTLATHQIVGMGEAFRIAREEMVEENARIRRLRDKLLAGLTDIEATYVNGDLEHRVPHNLNISFAYVEGESLIMAIKDIAVSSGSACTSASLEPSYVLRALGRNDELAHSSIRFTIGRFTTEEEIDYTIDLLHKKIGKLRELSPLWEMVQEGVDLNTVQWAAH
- a CDS encoding cysteine desulfurase family protein codes for the protein MFKPAYLDWNATTPLDPAVREAMLPWLGAGFGNASSRHEYGRQARAAIDEARARVAAALGAHPTEVVFTSGGSEANNLFIKGAAAVMKTGLIAVSAIEHPCVREPARQLRRSGWAMREIAVNGDGVIDPASWQATLEARPALISVMLANNETGVVQDVATLAAAARPAGAWFHTDAVQALGKLSLDFRRLGVHALTVSAHKVGGPLGAGALVLDKRVELAPLIAGGGQERGLRSGTENVAAIVGFGVACERAHARQADEAQRLLRLRERVEAGVAALGARIFSAGATRLPNTVFFALEGLDGETLVGKLDRAGFAVASGSACSSANPEPSHTLLAMGVEADIARGAVRVSLGRDTTDEDVAGFIATLGRIANELRQLTAMTV